A part of Streptomyces sp. DSM 40750 genomic DNA contains:
- a CDS encoding SDR family oxidoreductase yields the protein MERLDGWKQAIDVDIKGVLWGIAAALPHFKEQRSGHFINVSLVAGHVIGPGGAIFKPYDIRTTVISPVAVDTELPASVKAEGVADAVAGLYQDYAIPADSFARCVEFAMSQPQEADVNEILFRPTRQQR from the coding sequence ATGGAGCGACTCGATGGGTGGAAGCAGGCCATCGACGTCGACATCAAGGGCGTCCTGTGGGGCATCGCGGCAGCCCTGCCGCACTTCAAGGAGCAGCGGTCCGGTCACTTCATCAACGTCTCCTTGGTGGCTGGACACGTCATCGGCCCCGGCGGAGCCATCTTCAAGCCGTACGACATCCGCACCACGGTCATCTCTCCCGTCGCGGTGGACACCGAACTGCCCGCCTCGGTCAAGGCCGAAGGCGTCGCGGACGCGGTCGCAGGCCTCTACCAGGACTACGCCATCCCCGCGGACAGCTTCGCCCGCTGCGTGGAGTTCGCCATGAGCCAGCCCCAGGAAGCCGACGTCAACGAGATCCTGTTCCGTCCGACCCGACAGCAGCGGTGA
- a CDS encoding flavodoxin: MTAGAAIGACSASPASPRPDETESAERPGTPAPGARTVLLAYFSRPGENYHNGGRRNIEVGNTEVLARMIADGIDCDVHSIQAADPYPAGYDATVRRNVREQDTEARPAVANPLASIDRYDTILLGSPIWNVRAPMIMTTFTEALDFRGRTVVPFTTHAMSGLGTTARDYAASCPGATIAEGLAVRGEEVRDAAAAVDTWLRRIGLPAS; encoded by the coding sequence ATGACGGCCGGTGCCGCGATCGGCGCTTGTTCCGCCTCCCCCGCCTCACCCCGGCCGGACGAAACCGAGTCCGCCGAGCGGCCCGGCACACCCGCCCCGGGTGCCCGCACCGTCCTGCTTGCCTACTTCTCCCGGCCGGGCGAGAACTACCACAACGGCGGACGCCGGAACATCGAGGTCGGCAACACCGAGGTCCTGGCCCGCATGATCGCCGACGGGATCGACTGCGACGTCCACAGCATCCAGGCCGCGGACCCCTATCCGGCCGGCTACGACGCGACCGTCCGGCGTAACGTCCGCGAGCAGGACACCGAGGCACGTCCGGCCGTCGCCAACCCACTGGCCTCCATCGACCGTTACGACACGATCCTGCTCGGCAGCCCCATCTGGAACGTCCGCGCTCCAATGATCATGACGACTTTCACCGAAGCCCTCGACTTCCGCGGCAGAACCGTCGTCCCGTTCACCACCCACGCCATGAGCGGCCTGGGCACCACCGCACGCGACTACGCCGCCTCCTGCCCCGGCGCGACAATCGCCGAGGGCCTCGCGGTACGCGGCGAGGAAGTCCGGGACGCCGCTGCCGCCGTCGACACCTGGCTGAGGCGCATCGGACTGCCCGCCTCGTGA
- a CDS encoding aldo/keto reductase, with protein sequence MQNVTLNNGVEMPLLGFGVFQIPADQTEQAVTEALAAGYRLLDTAASYENEEAVGRAIKNSGIAREELFVTTKLWVQDAPGEQNTERAFEMSLAKLGLDHVDLYLMHQPYGDVYGQWRAMEALNREGRAKAIGVANFYPDRLVDLIINNEITPAVNQIETHPFFQRAADEELMREHGVQIQSWGGFAEGKNDLFTNPLLSQIGEKHGKSVAQVVLRWLVQRGVVAIPKSVRPERMAENLDVFGFELTDEQMAAIATLDTGSSLFFDHRDPAMVQWLSARRVDG encoded by the coding sequence ATGCAGAACGTCACCCTGAACAACGGCGTCGAGATGCCGCTCCTCGGCTTCGGCGTCTTCCAGATCCCGGCGGACCAGACCGAACAGGCAGTCACCGAGGCCCTCGCGGCCGGCTACCGGCTGCTCGACACCGCCGCCTCCTACGAGAACGAGGAGGCCGTCGGCCGCGCCATCAAGAACAGCGGCATCGCGCGCGAGGAGCTCTTCGTCACCACCAAGCTGTGGGTCCAGGACGCGCCCGGCGAGCAGAACACCGAGCGGGCCTTCGAGATGTCGCTGGCCAAGCTCGGCCTGGACCACGTCGACCTGTACCTGATGCACCAGCCCTACGGGGACGTGTACGGCCAGTGGCGTGCCATGGAGGCGCTGAACCGGGAGGGCCGGGCCAAGGCGATCGGCGTCGCCAACTTCTACCCGGACCGGCTCGTCGACCTGATCATCAACAACGAGATCACCCCTGCGGTCAACCAGATCGAGACCCACCCGTTCTTCCAGCGCGCCGCCGACGAGGAGCTGATGCGGGAGCACGGGGTCCAGATCCAGTCCTGGGGCGGGTTCGCCGAGGGCAAGAACGACCTGTTCACCAATCCGCTGCTGAGCCAGATCGGCGAGAAGCACGGCAAGTCCGTGGCCCAGGTGGTGCTGCGCTGGCTGGTCCAGCGGGGCGTCGTCGCGATCCCCAAGTCGGTGCGGCCTGAGCGCATGGCGGAGAACCTCGACGTCTTCGGCTTCGAGCTCACCGACGAGCAGATGGCGGCTATCGCCACCCTGGACACCGGGTCGTCGCTGTTCTTCGACCACCGCGACCCGGCGATGGTCCAGTGGCTCAGCGCGCGACGCGTGGACGGCTGA
- a CDS encoding helix-turn-helix transcriptional regulator codes for MASEQSSGGAELGRFLRARRTQTAPEQVGLKVGAGLRRTPGLRREELATLTGISIDYYVRLERGKETRPGPSVVDALARALRLDDAEHQHLRELAARASRHAPEPPPPPGRSVRPHLKLLLETMRPNPAYVVSRSMDLLASNPGGLALYAGLDDWPATRRNLARYFFLHPAARELLPDWDVQIRACIARLRALAGTAPDAPDLTTLVGELVLKSPDFARLWERYDVTGRKATHKTFRHPQVGMVTLAAQSMELDGTAGQRLVAYAAEPGTPDHDALLLLDLTDPGPGRRPATNDVPQPHAWP; via the coding sequence ATGGCATCCGAGCAGAGCAGCGGCGGCGCCGAGCTGGGCCGGTTCCTGCGTGCCCGCCGCACACAGACCGCACCCGAACAGGTCGGCCTCAAGGTCGGCGCCGGCCTGCGCCGCACCCCCGGCCTGCGCCGCGAGGAACTGGCCACCCTCACCGGGATCAGCATCGACTACTACGTCCGCCTGGAACGCGGCAAGGAGACCCGGCCCGGCCCCTCCGTCGTCGACGCCCTCGCCCGCGCCCTGCGGCTGGACGACGCCGAGCACCAACACCTGCGCGAACTGGCCGCCCGTGCCTCTCGCCACGCCCCCGAGCCCCCTCCGCCGCCCGGTCGGTCCGTACGCCCGCACCTGAAGCTGCTGCTGGAGACGATGCGCCCGAACCCGGCGTACGTCGTCAGCCGCAGCATGGACCTGCTCGCCTCCAACCCCGGCGGCCTCGCCCTGTACGCGGGCCTGGACGACTGGCCCGCAACTCGGCGCAACCTCGCCCGTTACTTCTTCCTGCACCCCGCGGCCCGCGAGCTGTTGCCCGACTGGGACGTCCAGATACGCGCCTGCATCGCCCGGCTGCGCGCCCTGGCGGGCACCGCCCCCGACGCCCCCGACCTGACCACGCTCGTTGGCGAACTCGTGCTCAAGAGCCCTGACTTCGCCAGGCTGTGGGAGCGGTACGACGTCACCGGCCGCAAGGCCACCCACAAGACGTTCCGCCACCCACAGGTCGGCATGGTCACCCTGGCCGCCCAGTCCATGGAACTCGACGGCACAGCGGGCCAGCGCCTCGTCGCCTACGCCGCCGAACCCGGCACCCCCGACCACGACGCCCTGCTTCTGCTGGACCTGACCGACCCCGGGCCCGGCAGACGGCCGGCGACGAACGACGTGCCCCAGCCTCACGCATGGCCCTGA
- a CDS encoding helix-turn-helix transcriptional regulator → MERAAEKAKGHTTGATSDLGAYLRARRAQVTPEQAGLTTAPGPRRTPGLRREELATLAGISIDYYVRLERGKETHPGPTVVDALARALLLDASEHRHLRELASRAAYAPEAPPPEPGHTLRPQLMVLLESVRPNAAYVVSRTLDLLAFNPGALRLFAGLADWPPPRRNFARYAFLHPLARDVLDDWDEQARACVGRLRALAGIEPDAPDLADLVGELLAKSPDFADLWNRFDVKPHAPDPKTFHHPDVGDLHLGYESMPLEHSHKQRFVVFFAEPGTSDHDKLILLDAERGEPGLDIEETRLSRRRAAD, encoded by the coding sequence ATGGAGCGCGCAGCGGAGAAGGCGAAGGGCCACACGACGGGTGCCACGAGCGACCTCGGCGCCTATCTGCGCGCCCGCCGCGCGCAGGTCACTCCCGAACAGGCCGGGCTGACCACAGCCCCCGGCCCGCGCCGCACGCCGGGCCTGCGCCGGGAGGAGCTGGCCACGCTTGCCGGGATCAGCATCGACTACTACGTACGTCTGGAACGCGGCAAGGAGACCCACCCCGGTCCCACGGTCGTCGACGCCCTTGCCCGCGCCCTGCTCCTCGACGCGTCCGAGCACCGGCACCTGCGCGAGCTCGCTTCCCGTGCCGCCTACGCCCCCGAAGCGCCGCCGCCCGAACCCGGCCACACCCTGAGACCGCAGCTGATGGTGCTCCTGGAGTCCGTGCGCCCGAACGCGGCCTACGTCGTCAGCCGCACCCTGGACCTGTTGGCCTTCAACCCCGGCGCGCTCCGGCTCTTCGCAGGCCTGGCCGACTGGCCGCCGCCGCGGCGGAACTTCGCCCGCTACGCCTTCCTCCACCCCCTCGCCCGCGACGTACTCGACGACTGGGACGAGCAGGCCCGCGCCTGCGTCGGCCGTCTGCGCGCCCTGGCCGGCATCGAACCGGACGCCCCGGACCTGGCCGACCTGGTCGGCGAACTCCTGGCGAAGAGCCCGGACTTCGCCGACCTGTGGAACCGCTTCGACGTCAAACCGCACGCCCCGGACCCCAAGACCTTCCACCACCCCGACGTCGGCGACCTCCACCTCGGCTACGAGTCGATGCCGCTGGAGCACAGCCACAAGCAGCGGTTCGTCGTGTTCTTCGCCGAGCCGGGTACCTCCGACCACGACAAGCTGATCCTTCTCGACGCGGAACGCGGCGAGCCGGGGCTCGACATCGAGGAGACACGGCTGTCCCGGCGCCGGGCGGCCGACTGA
- a CDS encoding nuclear transport factor 2 family protein produces MAEFAESTAPADVVRRQYLASAAGDLEALRATLAPDVEWTEMAGFPLVGTYRTPDGVTSNVMEKLGQDWDDWTAHDDTYVVDGENVVVLARYTAVNKSTAKSIDVRVAHHFVVRGGLIVRFEQFVDTALVRDAMTH; encoded by the coding sequence ATGGCCGAGTTCGCCGAATCCACGGCGCCCGCGGATGTCGTACGCCGCCAGTACCTGGCCTCCGCCGCCGGTGACCTCGAAGCCCTCCGCGCCACTCTTGCCCCCGACGTGGAGTGGACGGAGATGGCCGGCTTCCCCCTCGTCGGCACCTACCGCACCCCTGACGGGGTCACGTCCAACGTAATGGAGAAGCTCGGCCAGGACTGGGACGACTGGACTGCCCACGACGACACCTACGTCGTCGACGGCGAGAACGTCGTCGTCCTGGCCCGCTACACCGCCGTCAACAAGTCCACCGCCAAGTCGATCGACGTCCGCGTCGCGCACCACTTCGTCGTACGCGGCGGACTCATCGTGCGCTTCGAACAGTTCGTCGACACCGCACTCGTGCGCGACGCCATGACCCACTGA
- a CDS encoding Atu4866 domain-containing protein, with amino-acid sequence MTSNDTPRDSHPYVGMWVTADGFIRQELLPNGRYDEARGNRRSAYTGSYTVTGNHLDYVDDTGFTATGDIRDGVLFHEHLVLYREGDEHTRQ; translated from the coding sequence ATGACCAGCAACGACACGCCCCGCGACTCCCACCCGTACGTCGGCATGTGGGTGACCGCGGACGGCTTCATCCGCCAGGAACTGCTGCCGAACGGCCGCTACGACGAAGCCCGCGGCAACCGCCGCAGCGCCTACACCGGCAGCTACACCGTCACCGGCAACCACCTCGACTACGTCGACGACACCGGCTTCACCGCCACCGGCGACATCCGCGACGGCGTCCTGTTCCACGAGCACCTGGTGCTTTACCGCGAGGGCGACGAGCACACCCGGCAGTGA
- a CDS encoding Atu4866 domain-containing protein, whose translation MSITDTGTVRWNPEVLDEILSNDEGRPVLFTNARILTMDPLIGTMTGADLLFVGSLVVGVGPGIITAAGDDNAIVVDCTGLTIAPAVVDTVALAGGRGHRSEYVATLTPGNTPDFLVVPDELAADVPSAVATLMTRPEQVRAVVAAGRPVLWSGADVPGRATAPEAGIPAAQDLTGSPRVGVWIDRHDFLHQELTADGRYDETRGGRPHAYQGRYWIDGDRIDYLDDLGFWAYGEFQGDELHHAGYVMKLG comes from the coding sequence ATGAGCATCACCGACACCGGCACCGTGCGCTGGAACCCTGAGGTCCTCGACGAGATTCTCTCGAACGACGAGGGGCGTCCCGTCCTGTTCACCAACGCCCGCATTCTGACGATGGACCCGCTGATCGGGACCATGACCGGGGCCGACCTCCTGTTCGTCGGCTCCCTGGTCGTGGGGGTCGGCCCCGGCATCATCACCGCGGCGGGGGACGACAACGCCATCGTCGTCGACTGCACCGGGTTGACCATCGCCCCCGCCGTCGTGGACACCGTGGCGCTGGCCGGTGGGCGTGGCCACCGCTCGGAGTACGTCGCGACGTTGACCCCGGGCAACACCCCCGACTTCCTGGTGGTGCCCGACGAACTCGCCGCCGACGTGCCGAGCGCCGTGGCCACCCTCATGACCCGACCGGAGCAGGTCCGCGCAGTCGTCGCGGCCGGCCGGCCGGTCCTGTGGTCCGGCGCCGACGTCCCCGGCCGGGCCACTGCCCCCGAGGCGGGCATCCCGGCCGCTCAGGACCTGACCGGCAGCCCGCGCGTCGGCGTCTGGATCGACAGACACGACTTCCTGCACCAGGAGCTCACCGCCGACGGCCGCTACGACGAGACCCGGGGCGGGCGCCCGCACGCCTACCAGGGCCGGTACTGGATCGACGGCGACCGCATCGACTACCTGGACGACCTCGGCTTCTGGGCCTACGGGGAGTTCCAGGGCGACGAGCTGCACCACGCGGGCTACGTCATGAAGCTCGGCTGA
- a CDS encoding amidohydrolase family protein has product MNVNDTTSAAVLEELRRRPADRRRILLTGATVVTMDPDLGVIDGGDLLVEGDTITAVGRDLDAADAVVVDATGTILTPGFVDTHRHAWEAQLRRIMPDVDDLGGYVMATLAGYATVYRPEDMYIGTRLAALTAIDSGITTMLDFSHNSRTREHSDAAVQALVDTGIRGVHASMGPHFGEWDRQWPGDLARIKGQYFSSDDQLLTLRLATLATDEIAGPALAYGPELARVAKELGIGVSVDAVFGTSSSEAVLRWAKDGILSPDVTLIHSTGLTSEAWKAMGETGTTVALAPTSDAQIGLETAIPAVDEALSVGIRPGLSIDVEVALASDMFTQMRALHAIQRMRAVNAVYGTDQQPSRITTHDVLDFATLQGARTNGLAGVTGSLTPGKKADLLVIQAEDLNNMPLNDPIGTIVLGSDARNISAVLINGEPRKWDGHVLDVDLAALRGEVHTSREYVLNTPAV; this is encoded by the coding sequence ATGAACGTCAACGACACCACCAGCGCCGCCGTCCTCGAAGAGCTCCGGCGTCGTCCCGCCGACCGGCGGCGCATCCTGTTGACCGGCGCGACCGTCGTCACCATGGACCCCGACCTCGGTGTCATCGACGGCGGCGACCTCCTCGTCGAGGGCGACACGATCACCGCCGTCGGCCGCGACCTCGACGCGGCAGATGCCGTGGTCGTCGACGCCACCGGCACGATCCTCACCCCCGGCTTCGTCGACACCCACCGGCACGCCTGGGAGGCCCAGTTGCGCCGGATCATGCCGGACGTCGATGACCTCGGCGGTTACGTCATGGCCACCCTGGCCGGCTACGCCACGGTCTACCGGCCCGAGGACATGTACATCGGCACCCGGCTGGCCGCCCTGACCGCGATCGACAGCGGCATCACGACCATGCTCGACTTCTCCCACAACTCCCGCACCCGCGAGCACTCCGACGCCGCAGTCCAGGCCCTCGTCGACACCGGCATCCGCGGCGTGCACGCCTCCATGGGCCCCCACTTCGGCGAGTGGGACCGGCAGTGGCCGGGCGACCTGGCCCGCATCAAGGGCCAGTACTTCAGCAGCGACGACCAGTTGCTCACCCTGCGCCTGGCCACCCTGGCCACCGACGAGATCGCCGGACCGGCCCTCGCCTACGGCCCCGAACTCGCCCGCGTCGCGAAAGAGTTGGGCATCGGGGTGAGCGTGGACGCCGTCTTCGGCACCTCCTCCTCCGAGGCGGTCCTGCGTTGGGCCAAGGACGGCATACTCAGCCCCGACGTCACCCTCATCCACTCCACCGGACTGACCTCCGAGGCATGGAAGGCGATGGGGGAGACCGGCACCACCGTGGCCCTCGCCCCGACCTCCGACGCGCAGATCGGCCTCGAGACGGCGATCCCCGCCGTCGACGAGGCGCTCTCCGTCGGCATCCGCCCCGGACTGAGCATCGACGTCGAAGTCGCCCTGGCCAGCGACATGTTCACGCAGATGCGGGCCCTGCACGCCATCCAGCGGATGCGCGCGGTCAACGCCGTCTACGGCACCGACCAGCAACCCTCCCGCATCACCACCCATGACGTCCTCGACTTCGCGACCCTCCAAGGTGCCCGTACCAACGGTCTGGCCGGTGTCACCGGCTCACTCACGCCGGGCAAGAAGGCCGACCTGCTGGTCATCCAGGCCGAGGACCTCAACAACATGCCGCTCAACGACCCGATCGGCACGATCGTGCTGGGCTCCGACGCCCGCAACATCAGCGCCGTCCTCATCAACGGCGAGCCCCGAAAGTGGGACGGACACGTCCTCGACGTCGACCTGGCCGCCCTGCGCGGCGAGGTGCATACCTCACGCGAGTACGTGCTGAACACCCCGGCTGTCTGA
- a CDS encoding MFS transporter: MSHLTPTTSLRHTTAALSTPDQPPAWAPAAPTITLLTALGVLMVGQMYTVLALLHPMATALGTTSGQATWTATAFGFAYAAGFLLAGPLSDRYGSRAVITAGLVAATAATLAVGAAPDLTWAVALRIVQGLTTATFAPSAISYVVHHIAPQRRATALTCVTSGMFAAAVLLQIGAQAVAAGLGWRAVFWIGAALMALSLIPVRRVLRPALRHTTGGGLHQPFAAMPRLLGRPRLVALYLSTVALMAAFVAVYTAVAIAGPPGIAGNSSAILALRASALPALVAVPVLAPLLQRLAAPLRAVLAFALAALAVTAGSFLGGHIVPLAIALLLFVAAVAAAAPAVVETINAGAAHARGAAVALYGGSMFIGASLGPQLTGALTGLGFADILRVIAATLALGVLLALPALRRRHTD; encoded by the coding sequence ATGTCCCACCTCACTCCCACCACTTCCCTCCGGCACACGACAGCCGCGCTCAGCACCCCGGACCAGCCGCCCGCCTGGGCACCCGCCGCCCCGACCATCACCCTGCTGACCGCACTCGGCGTCCTGATGGTCGGGCAGATGTACACCGTCCTGGCCCTGCTGCACCCCATGGCCACCGCACTCGGCACCACATCAGGACAGGCCACCTGGACGGCGACGGCGTTCGGCTTCGCCTACGCCGCCGGATTCCTCCTCGCCGGTCCCCTGTCGGACCGCTACGGTTCGCGCGCCGTGATCACCGCCGGGCTCGTGGCCGCCACCGCAGCCACCCTGGCGGTCGGCGCCGCTCCCGACCTCACCTGGGCCGTCGCCCTGCGGATCGTGCAGGGACTGACCACCGCGACTTTCGCGCCCTCCGCCATCTCCTACGTCGTGCACCACATCGCGCCCCAGCGCCGCGCCACGGCCCTGACTTGCGTCACCAGCGGCATGTTCGCCGCCGCCGTGCTCCTGCAGATCGGCGCCCAGGCCGTCGCGGCCGGACTCGGCTGGCGCGCGGTCTTCTGGATCGGCGCCGCCCTCATGGCCCTGAGCCTGATCCCCGTGCGCCGCGTCCTGCGGCCCGCCCTCCGCCACACCACCGGCGGCGGGCTGCACCAGCCGTTCGCAGCGATGCCACGGTTGCTCGGCCGGCCGCGCCTGGTCGCCCTCTACCTCTCGACCGTGGCCCTGATGGCCGCCTTCGTCGCCGTCTATACGGCGGTCGCCATCGCCGGACCGCCCGGCATCGCCGGGAACTCCTCCGCGATCCTCGCCCTGCGAGCCAGCGCGCTGCCCGCCCTGGTCGCCGTCCCCGTGCTCGCCCCTCTGCTCCAGCGCCTGGCCGCACCCCTGCGCGCGGTCCTCGCCTTCGCGCTGGCCGCCCTCGCCGTCACGGCCGGCTCCTTCCTCGGCGGCCACATCGTGCCGCTGGCCATCGCCCTGCTGCTGTTCGTAGCGGCCGTAGCGGCAGCTGCGCCCGCCGTCGTCGAGACCATCAACGCGGGCGCCGCGCACGCACGCGGAGCGGCCGTCGCCCTCTACGGAGGCAGCATGTTCATCGGCGCCAGCCTGGGCCCGCAGCTCACCGGCGCGCTGACCGGCCTGGGCTTCGCCGACATCCTGCGCGTCATCGCCGCCACGCTCGCGCTGGGCGTCCTGCTGGCCCTGCCCGCGCTCCGCAGACGGCACACCGACTAA
- a CDS encoding Dabb family protein: protein MIVHTLRFAFKDGTTEEQKAQVLALMRRTASVESVSFATVGQSLGDPADGLTHAYCVGIEDLAALERYMHDPVHLAGDPEIIPHLAKISIGPDLSDDMAPELAGEIMALHEKKAAVHPKWAAQLEPLLEVQVASGPSDRS, encoded by the coding sequence ATGATCGTTCACACGCTGCGCTTCGCCTTCAAGGACGGGACGACCGAGGAGCAGAAGGCCCAGGTGCTCGCGCTGATGCGGCGAACGGCGTCCGTCGAGTCGGTCTCGTTCGCAACCGTCGGGCAGAGCCTGGGCGATCCCGCCGATGGCCTCACCCACGCCTACTGCGTGGGCATTGAGGACCTGGCGGCCCTCGAGCGGTACATGCACGACCCGGTTCATCTGGCGGGAGACCCCGAGATCATCCCGCACCTGGCCAAGATCTCCATCGGCCCCGACCTTTCCGACGACATGGCCCCAGAGCTGGCCGGCGAGATCATGGCGCTGCACGAGAAGAAGGCCGCCGTGCACCCGAAGTGGGCCGCCCAGCTCGAACCGCTCCTTGAGGTACAGGTCGCCTCAGGGCCGTCAGATCGTTCATGA
- a CDS encoding TetR/AcrR family transcriptional regulator, with protein sequence MGSTASSGGSGVSRGRVDKRQAILDAAFAVFARRGYAQACVQEIAEEARVAKPTVYSHLNDKETLFRHTIEAAADTLMAENLAVVERLRERAPDDDLRVALADLAQRLLRICCGERARALRWLTYAQVARFPDLIETVQERTAHRPRAALADRLARLSLAGRLRPCDPEQAAEHFFALLTGPLESRSRLGTRRVPAAELRVIADAAVDAFLRAYGSD encoded by the coding sequence ATGGGTTCAACAGCGTCAAGCGGGGGCAGTGGCGTCTCGCGCGGGCGGGTCGACAAGCGACAGGCGATCCTGGACGCCGCGTTCGCCGTCTTCGCGCGGCGCGGATACGCACAGGCATGCGTCCAGGAGATCGCGGAGGAGGCGCGCGTCGCCAAACCGACCGTCTACAGCCACCTGAACGACAAGGAGACCCTCTTCCGCCACACCATCGAGGCAGCGGCCGACACGCTGATGGCGGAGAACCTCGCGGTCGTCGAGCGGCTGCGCGAGCGAGCCCCCGACGATGACCTGCGTGTGGCGCTTGCGGACCTGGCCCAGCGGCTGCTGAGGATCTGCTGCGGTGAACGCGCCCGCGCGCTGCGCTGGTTGACCTACGCACAGGTGGCGCGATTCCCCGACCTGATCGAGACCGTGCAGGAGCGCACCGCGCACCGTCCCCGCGCGGCGCTCGCCGATCGGCTGGCCCGCCTCTCGCTCGCCGGCCGCCTGCGCCCATGCGACCCGGAGCAGGCCGCCGAACACTTCTTCGCCCTGCTCACCGGCCCTTTGGAGTCCCGCTCCCGGCTGGGCACCCGTCGCGTCCCCGCCGCCGAGCTCCGCGTCATCGCGGATGCGGCCGTGGACGCCTTCCTGCGCGCGTACGGGAGCGACTGA
- a CDS encoding winged helix-turn-helix domain-containing protein yields the protein MSGRTWTAAALCDWLRAERGVRVGAAWLTELLHRDGFGWKRTRDTLRHKADPVLQQAARAQPEDLRPYGWRRIPA from the coding sequence GTGTCAGGCCGTACCTGGACAGCCGCGGCACTGTGCGACTGGCTGCGGGCCGAACGCGGGGTGAGGGTCGGCGCGGCTTGGCTGACCGAGTTGCTTCACCGGGACGGGTTCGGGTGGAAACGAACGCGTGACACCCTGCGGCACAAGGCCGACCCCGTCCTCCAGCAGGCCGCACGGGCACAGCCGGAGGACTTACGGCCTTACGGCTGGCGGCGGATACCGGCGTAA
- a CDS encoding SDR family oxidoreductase yields MMSAALLTGTPLAGRVAVVSGASSGMGAVTAERLAELGATVVVLARRKERLDSLAKNIEAAGGTALALAVDVTDRAAVQAAADQVAARFGKADLVFNNAGVQLISGIEELKVDDWQRQIDLNISGLMNVIAAFLPHLTDSAAQGRPADLINTSSIAATRILAKFSIYSGTKAYISHLTRLLRVELGPKMVRVATIEPGMVVTELPDHVTDPDASKLMADLIHDIDCLQSADIAETVAFMAAVPRHVNLTEITIMPTAQAI; encoded by the coding sequence GTGATGTCTGCTGCTCTGCTCACCGGCACTCCCCTGGCCGGCCGTGTCGCTGTCGTCTCCGGCGCCTCCAGCGGCATGGGCGCCGTCACCGCCGAGCGCCTCGCCGAACTCGGCGCCACCGTGGTCGTACTAGCTCGGCGCAAGGAGCGCCTCGACAGCCTGGCCAAGAACATCGAGGCCGCCGGCGGCACCGCTCTCGCCCTGGCCGTCGACGTCACCGACCGCGCCGCCGTCCAGGCAGCCGCCGACCAGGTCGCCGCGCGCTTCGGCAAGGCCGATCTCGTGTTCAACAACGCCGGCGTCCAGCTCATCTCCGGCATCGAGGAGCTCAAGGTCGACGACTGGCAGCGCCAGATCGACCTCAACATCAGCGGCCTGATGAACGTCATCGCCGCGTTCCTCCCGCACCTGACGGACTCCGCCGCCCAGGGCAGGCCCGCCGACCTGATCAACACCTCGTCCATCGCGGCAACCCGTATCCTGGCGAAGTTCTCGATCTACTCGGGCACCAAGGCGTACATCAGCCACCTCACCCGGCTGCTCCGCGTAGAACTCGGTCCCAAGATGGTCCGCGTGGCCACCATCGAGCCCGGCATGGTGGTCACCGAACTTCCCGACCACGTCACCGACCCCGACGCCTCCAAGTTGATGGCCGACCTCATCCACGACATCGACTGTCTGCAGTCCGCCGACATCGCCGAAACCGTTGCCTTCATGGCCGCTGTTCCGCGCCACGTCAACCTCACCGAGATCACCATCATGCCGACCGCCCAGGCCATCTGA